In Pongo abelii isolate AG06213 chromosome 5, NHGRI_mPonAbe1-v2.0_pri, whole genome shotgun sequence, the DNA window ATAAAGGACAGGTTGTAGTTTAGAAAGTGAAATAAATATGGTAACTTCCTGCCTACCTCCCCCACTCCAATCTGGGCTTTGTCTGCCCCCTTAGTCTGtgagctccatgagagcagggaccAGGCTGCTTTGCCAACCATTGCATATATTTCCAGTGCCTTGCTCAAATCTCTGGCACATagtgctcaacaaatacttgcTGGTGAATGAATGTTACATGTTATATACAAGTCCCCCTGAGTGTGATAGATGAGTGCTAGTGAGAGATGTGGGAATAAGAGGGGACTGGTAGAGGTTGAGAGTTGTTAACGAGTGTCCTGGAGTGAAGGAAGTTCAGCTGCCTAGGAATAAGGTCTCaggaatttgtttccttttttccttcaagagacaggatcttgctctgtcacccaggctagagtacaggtcacagctcattgtaacctggaactcctgggctcaagcaatccccccatcCACCTCCTAAGTAGCTACGACTATAGCCATGTGCCACTGTACCtcgctaattttttattttttgtagagatggggttccactatgttgcccaggctagtcttgaactcctggcctgaaaagatcctcctgccttggcttcccaaagcgctgtgagtcactgtgccccgCCAGGAGTTTTGTTTCTTAATATACATGAGGATCAACATGTATgatacaaaacagaaaatataacttAACTGATCCTGATTATAAATAGTAGGTAACTAATTAAGTAAATAGAGAACTGAAAATTTGCTTTTGGTAGCAAACAAGTCCCACCAATTGTAGTCATTCATAAGAACTTACTAATTAAGCTTAATTAGCATGTGGCACAATCATGTCTATCATTAAATATGTGGCAAATAAGAGAATGTGGGGAAGTGTTATGGAAACTATAAAGCAACCTTATAAATAAGGCTGCTATTATGTGTCAGGTTAGCTTTGCAGTGAATTTGATTACAATGACAAACTCCACCCATTTATGTCTTTGTAGGTTTGTTAAAGTGCATGGTCATATgcctgtgacttttttttttttttgagacggagtcatgccctgtcacccaggctggtgtgcaatggcgtgatcttggctcgctgcaaactctgcctcccgggttcaagcaattctcctgcctcagcctcccaagtagctgggattacaggcatgcgccaccatgcctggctaattttttgtatctttagtacagatggggtttcactttgttggccaggctggtctcgaactcctgaccttgtgatctgctcactttggcctcccaaagtgctgggattacaggcatgagccactgtgcctggccatgcctGTGACTTTTAAGGCATTACCCAGAACTTTGTTCTTAGATAACTCTTTTGAAAGGGAAATCACTCAGTTCTGGTAAGTTAATGAAAAATCAGTCTTATTTCTTTATAGTTGTGTTTCTTAATCCTTATTACCCATAAACCTTTTGCTTTCTCATTGCATCTTCTGCATATCTGCTCCAACTACAAAGCTTTACTTTCTGTagtttatattactttttttaaaaaggaaacacacacaaaacataaaaagactGAGTTTGCTTTCTTAAAACATACTAATCCCCCCACCCACAGAGAACTGCTGCTGTATAGTTATAAACATCATTTATGGCTCTAGCAAGAGtctgtgtaatttttttcctcctcattttccAGCATCATCTTGCATTACATGAACCTGTTGAGAGTACTCTACATAAAGCTAATAGTGGTTAGCTGCTTAGGGATATTGAGTAGGCTACATTTTGTGATTCAGTGGCATCAACTAGACTAATTCAGAATCAAGACTGCAGGAAAGGACACCCTAAACCTTTGCCATGAGTGCCTTCAACCTATGTTTATGAAGAAATCAATAACATCTTTAAACGATGGTTTTTCATGCAAAGATGGATTTGGCTTTTCAAGTATTCACTTAGAAATGTGTATTTcatctgaaaatatataaaaataactaccTACAAATAATTTGCAGCATGAAAAATGTATCCACATGCTGGAAACTGAGGAGAAATAGAAAGAAGTGAAACTTGGTAGTCAGCTTGCTTATAAATCTGATAGATGGTGGCAATGCTCCATTGAGTTGGCATAAAGTCCTAGTAACTTCCTCATCTTCATGCTAAGCTCTggaggctaatttttaaataatacacaaaaatagtCCTTACAGGTCATGAGACTATGTTAATGCTATGTTAATGAGGCTAAAACAGTTTAATCTTGTGATtcagacaaatgcaaatgctTACCTTTCTATAGAGGAGTCTTTCATTTCCTCTATGAAGCTCAAGGTCACAGAATCAGGAGTCAAATTCCACCCTCTTCCCAAATCCAAAATGATTGggcttttcctcttcttctcctggGCTTTAGGAACAGGCAGAGCTATAAAGCCCTTATTTGTAATTTCTACCCTCCTATTACCAAAAAAGAAGGCAGCATCTTAGTGGAGACAAGAACCTGAACACTGATCTTTTGATAAAAGCCATAAAGTCTACAAAGAAGGCACTGAACCTTTGtagctttacatttttattttctactttgaagcatttcctttgaagaaCCTCATCTCTCCCTATTCCATGTTAATTCAAATTTGTCTATGTGGTTTAATAAGGCGGACCCTGGCTTCTTATGGTGAGTTTGTGACCTGGACTTGGTCTGAGTACTTCACCCATCTGACCATAGTAATTTTTCAGGTATAGAAATGTGGCTCAAATCAGACTAATCATCATCCTCCCTGAGACTGGTATTATGAGAAAGGATATACTCTCAATTTCTAGATAGAAGCCTATAAGGACCAGACAGCTTGAAACTGAAGGGGGTATCTTGCCTCTGAGTAGAGAGACTTCTGAAAATAAGGCCAAGCAGAGCAGGACTGGGGAAGAGAGAATCCAGATGACATCTCTGACCTTCTGGATGTGGCTCTCAGTTTCCTGTTTACCAACCCATAAATCACCACTCCCATcatttttcttaagtttatttgcattaggtttctttttttcttcttcctaacCACTAGACAATATAGAAAGTATTAGGTTTCTGACACAACCCCAAGGGTCCTAATTAACAAAACACGTATCTTTATACCATAGAAATGCTTCTTGCACATAAGAATTATattgaagctgggtgtggtggctcacacctgtaatctcagcactttgggaggccaaagcgggtggatcacctgaggtcaggagtttgagaccagcctagccaacatggcgaaaccctgtctctactaaaaaaaaataaataaccaggcatggtggcaggcacctgtaatcccagctactcgggaggtcgaggcaggagaatcacttgaacctgggatgtggaagttgcagtgagccaagaacacaccattgcactctagcccgggcaacagagcaagactccatcacacacacacacaaaaagaattaTATCTGTcaagcgctgtggctcatgcctataatcccagcattttggaaagccaaggtgggtggattgcttgagcccaggcgttcaagaccagcctaggcaacatggtgaaaccctgtctccacaaaacccaaaaattagccaggtgtggtggcacacacctgtagtcccagctacttaggagctgaggtaggaggattgcctgagcccaggagattgaggctgcagtgagctgtgatcatgccactgcactccagccagcctgggcaacagaacaagaccctgcctcaaaacaaaacaaaacaagaattatATCATCTTGTGTAAAGTTATGATATCGTAGGTAGTTTTACATACATATTTGCTTAATGCATGATTTAAAAGATAACATGGTGGGAAAAAAAGGGCTGGAAAATAAAGTTGATAATTGAACTTGTTCATAATTATGTTAAACTTAATAAtaagtaattaattaataaagTAATAATTAAGTAACATAATGATATTAAAACTTATGTTGTAACATAATTATgttaaaacttaatccccaatgcaataacatttagagatagggcctttaggaggtggtTAGACTATGAGGGCAGAGGCCTCATGAATgtgattagtgcctttataaaagaggccaggGAACCTGTTTgccctttctgccatgtgaggttaTTGTGAAAAGACTTTCGTCTATGAGGAAGAAGgttctcaccagacaccaaatctgtaaacaccttgatcttggacttaccaGCCTTTGGAACTGTGAGCAGTAAATTTCCgttgtttttaaattacccaatctAAGCTATTTTGTCAGAGTAAGCTGAATGGACTAAAACATCAATTAAATGACAGAagttggcagaatggataagaaaaaacatgatccaactatatgctgtatATAAGagattcattttatttcactttattcttcttaaaattttgtttacagCTCCTTTCTTACCTGAAGGAGACTCATTTTAGATCCAAAGATAAACATAggttgaaaagaatgaaaaaagatattccatggaaATAGTAATCAAAAGAGAGTTGAGATAGATATACTAACaccagataaaatagactttaagtaaaaaaaaaaattgttaaaagagGCTgaatgtagtggctcatgcctgtaatcccagcactttgggaagctgaggaaggaggatcacttgaggccaggagttcaagaccagcctgggtaacacagtgagacccccatttctacaaaataattttaaaataattagctgggcgccatggcatgagcctatagtcccagttacttggaggctgaagtgggaggattgcttgagcccaggagctcaaggctgcagtgagctatgatcctgccattgcactcatGCCTAcccaagcaacagagcaagaccctgtttcttaaagaaaagaaaaaaaattaaaaagttgttaCAAGAGACAAAGTCATTACATattgataaaagggtcaattgaTCAAGAAGAAATATAGCAGCTATAAACATACACGCATCAGACAACAGAAGCCCAACATATATGTAGCAAGCACTGACAAAACTGAAGGGAGAGAAATATGGTTGTCCTTCTGTATatgcaggggattggttccaggacccctgttGGATAACAAACTCTGCAAGTACTCAAATCCCTTATATGAAGTGGTGtactatttgcatataacctatgcacatcctcctatatactttaaataatctctagattacttataatacctaataaaatgtaaatgctatataaatagttggtGTActacaattgtttttatttgtattttttaattgttgtattattattttttattttaactttttcaaatatttttgatccatggttggttgaatctgtggatgtggAATCCATGGTTATGGAGAGCTGACCATAGACAGttctacaataatagttggagactccAGTATGACACTTCAATAGTAAATAGAACATCTAAACAGAAGTTTGATAAGAAAACAGAAGACTTTAACACTAAACCAAGTAGACTTAACAGACATATAAAACACTTTacccaacaatagcagaatatGCATTGTTTTCAAGTgtatgaaacattctccaggacagatcATGTGTTAGGCCATAAAGCAAGTGTGGCTACAAAATAATACATTAGAAAAATACCTAAATCATACAAGTATCTTCACCAACCACAATGCAATGAAGCTAGAGATCAATAACAAGGAAAACTGAGAGTTCACAAGcatatagaaattaaacaacacttttttttttttttgaacagtgtcttgctctgtcacccaggctggagtgtggtagcataatcatagctcactgcaccctgaactcctgggatcaagcgatcctcccacctcagcctcctgagtagctaggactacaggctcaaaccaccacagccagctaacttttttgtttttattttttggtagaggtgaagttttgctttgttgcctgaaatgatctcaaactcctgacctcaagcaatcctcccactgcagcctcccaaaatgctgggattacactgtaaaccattacaagcatgagccactacacctggataAACAATACATTCTTAAAACAATCAATGAGTCAAAGAACtcataaaataaagtataaaacactttgagatgaataaaaacaaaaccacaacacttcaaaacttatgggatgctgTTAAAAATGTGCCAAGAGAAATTATAGCTGTAAACACTTACTTTATTAAAAGATTTccaatctggccaggtgcagtggctcacgcctgtaatcccagcactttgggaggccaaggtgggcggatccacCTGAGggcaagagttcgagaccagcctggcccacatggtaaaaccccatctctactaaaaatacaaaaattagccaggcgtggtggcacatgcctgtaatcccagctacttgggaggctgaggcatgagaatcacttgaacccaggaggtggaagttgcagtgagctgagatcatgcctctgcacttcagccagggtgacagagtaagactctgtctcccaaaaaaaaaaaaaaaaaaaaaaaaaaaaaaaaaaaaaagatctccaaTCAACAACCAAATATTACACCTTGaggaactgaaaaaagaaatgtaaattaaatgagAAGCTAGCAGgaggaaggaaacagaaacaattagagcagagataaaggaaataaagaacagaaaaacaatagaggccaggcgcagtggctcacgcctgtaatcccaacactttgggaggccgagacgggcagatcacctgaggtcagaagttcaagaccagcctggccaaaatggcgaaaccctgtctctactaaaatataaaaaagaaggcaggcatggtggcccgcacctgtaatcccagctattcaggaggctgaggcaggagaattgcttcaacctgggaggcagaggttgttgtgagctgagatcacgccactgcactccagcctgggcaacagagcaagactatctctcaaaaaaaaaaaggggaaaagaaaatcaatcaatgtaatataccacattaataaaagaaaaaactccgcatatgatcatctcaattgacacagaaaaaatatttgataaaatccaacaccctttcataataaaaatcctCAAGacactaggaatagaagggaactccTTCAAcatgataaagggcatctatgaaaaacctacagctaacttCTTACTCAGACTAAAGTTTTCCCCTTATGATCAGCAGTAAGACAAGGATGCTACTTTCACCACTGCTACTTAACATTGCATTGAAGTTCTAGctggagcaattaggcaagaaaaagaaaaagtaaaactatctctattgtAAGATGACATGACTCTATGCATATAAAAATCccagggtgggtgtggtggctcactcctgtaatcccagcacttggggaggctgaggcaggagaactgctctagcccaggagtttgagaccagcctgagcagcagagtgagaccctgtctctataaattttaaaaattagccaggtatggtggtgtgcatctgtggtcccagctgcttggggaactgaggtgggaagattgcttgagcctaggctgagggtgtagtgagccatgattgcaccactgtactccattctgggtgacagagcaagactctgtctcaaataagtaaatagataaataaataaaatataataaaaaataaaaattcccaaagaatctatacacacacaaaatctactagaacaaataaatgaattcagcaaagtttcagggtacaagatcaacatatgaaaatcagttgtgtttctatacacctTCAATGAATCCTTTGAGAGGAAATTAAGAAACCAattacatttacaatagcatataaaataataaaatacttagtattAGATTTAGCCATGGAGGTGAAAGACAtacacaaaaactacaaaatactgctgaaagtgATTAAAgatgacctaaataaatgaaaaagtatcCCATGTGTAGGGATCAGAATACTTGATATCAAGATGATAAtattcaaagcaatctacagattcaatgcattaCCTATCACAATTTCAAGAAATTGAaattttgcagaaatggaaaagctgatCCTCAAATTCACATGAAACTGCAACAGGTCCCAAAgagctaaaacaatcttgaaaaagaacaaggtTGGTGGACTCCTTCTTCTCaatttcaaaacatactacaaagctacagtaagcaaaacagtgTGGGAATGGCATAAGGAAACACATATAAATCAATGGAGTAGAACGatgagttcagaaataaacccatacatctatggccaactgattttcaCTAAGGGTGCCATGATTCTTAATGGGCGAATAAACAGTCTTTTCATAAACGGTGCTGGGACAACCAGATATTCACGTGCAACAAATGGAGTTGGATccctcacaccatatataaaaattactcaaaatgGAACAACAacctaaacataagagctaaaactgtaaaactcttagaagaaaacaaaagggtAAATCTTTaagaccttggatttggcaatcaAAGGATATCATGAAACTGAAAAGACAATCTAGAGAATAGTTTtaagtcatatatctgataaaaacatatattcagtatgcagaatatataaagaatcctTACAATTCtacaacagaaagacaaacattccaattttaaaataggtaaagggcttgaataaatatttctgtgaagaagATATAAAAACGGccaataaggccgggcacagcggctcacgcctgtaatcccagcactttgggaggccaaggcagccggatcacttgaggtcaggagttcaagaccagtctggccaaaatggcaaaaccccatctctactaaaaatacaagtattagctgggcatgtggcccatgcctgtaatcccagctactacagaggctgaggcaggagaatcacttgaacccaggaggcgaaagctgcagtgagctgagactgtgccacagcactccagtctgggtgagagagtgagattctgtctcaatttaaaaaaaaaatggccaataagtacatgaaaagatgctcactgctgggagcagtggctcacacctgtaatcacagtactttgggaggccaaacagaaggattgcttgagcccaggagcttaagaccagcctaggcaacatagcaagaccccatctctacaaaaaataaaaaattagctgggtgtggtggtgtgcctttggccccagctactcaggaggctaaggtgggaggatcactggagcccagaaggttgatgctgcagtgaaccatgttcccaccactgcatgccagccagggcaacagagcaagaccctgtctcaaaaacaacaacaacaaaagagatgCTCAGTATCGCTGTcataaggaaaatgtaaattgaaaccacaatgagatactaggatggttatatttttaaaaaggggaatAACAAGTGTTATGAAAAAATTGTACAATGCTGTAGGGATGTAAAATGATTCAGGTGCTATGGAAAactggcaattcctcaaaaaattaaacatagaataaccgtatgacccagcaattttacttctagtAAATacctgaaagaataaaaaaacaggTACTCAAATACTTATGCatgaaatgttcatagcagcattattcgaaatagccaaaggtggaaacaactcaaatgtccatcagcaaatgaatggataaacaaattgtgatatatacgtataatggagtattattcaactataaaaaggaataaaacactgatacatactacaacatggatgaatctcaaaaacattatgctaagtgaaaaaatagcaacacaaaaatacagacagaaggtcacatattgtatgattttatttatatgaaatgtccagaatagataaatccatatagaaagaaaacagattggtgattgccaggggctgcaGGTAGGTGGGAATGGGGACTAACTGCTTAAGGGAAATAGGGTTTTATTTTGGGTGATGaaaatttcacatattttataatgtaaatttCACCtcgattttttttaaaaaagcaccagAGATTGTTATAACAGTCAGATTACTGGTTACATTTTGGGGAAGTGGTAACTGGAAGATAACATGAGAGGAGCTTCCAGGGTGTtggtcatattttattttttgatttgggTGTTGGTTACCTAGGTCTGTCCACTTTGTCAAATTGTTAAGCTTAACACTtgtaatgtgttttgttttttgtttttgagatagggttttactatcacccaggccagagtgcagggtgcaatcatagctcactgtagcctccacctcgtggcttcaagcgatcctcccacctcagcctcctgagtagctgggactaaaggcacccgctcccatgcccagctagtttttctattttttgtagagacaaggtcttgttattttgcccaggctggtcttgaactcctggacacaagtgatccttccgccttggcctcctaaagtgctaggattacaggcatgagccactgtgcccagcctgtttttaaaatatgaacattgTCCTTTAATATAAAAGTTTACTTAGAAAAAggttaaggccgggtgcggtggctcacgcctgtaatcccagcactttgggaggccgaggtgggcggatcacgaggtcaggagatcgacatcgtcctggctaacatggtgaaaccccatctctactaaaaatacaaaaaattagccaggagtgctggtgggcgcctgtagtcccagctactcaggaggccgaggcaggagaatggcctgaacctgggaggcggagcttgcagtgagccgagattgtgccactgcactccagcctgggcaacagagggacagagcgagacaccatctcaaaaaaaaaaaaaaaaagaaaaaaaaaaaagaaaaaagttaaatgaggccgggcatggtggctcaccctgtaatcccagcactttgggaggccgaggcgcatggatcacctgatgtcaggagttcaagaccagcctggccaacatggtgaaaccccatcactactaaaaatacaaaaattagccgggcatggtggcgggcgcctgaaatctcagctacttgggaggctgaggcaggagaattgctggaacccaggaagcagaggttgcagtgagctgagatcgtgccattgcactccagcctgggcaacaacagcgagactccatctcaaaaaaaaaaaagaaaaaagttaaatggtTACCATATGATTATATATTCCTAGTTGTGTACCCTAGGGAACTGAAAACGTATatttacacaaaaacttgtacatgaatgttcatagattattcataataggcaaaatatgaaaatagcccaaatgtccaacaattagTAGACAAAACATGgcatatccatacagtggaataatTAGCCATAAAATACAATGATACACGgtataacatggatgaactttgacaacattatgctaagtgaaagaagtcagacacaaaagaaatttattgtaTGATTCCGTTTATATTAAATGCTCAattaggcaaatccacagagacagaaaggagactGGTGATTTCCAGTGGCTTGGGAGTAGGGGTGACTGGGAGTATCTGCTAACGGGTATGTGTTTTTTTTAgaggatgatggaaatgttctggaattagatagtggtgatagttgtacAACACCGAAGATACTAAAAATCacagaactatacacttaaaaatggtgaatttggccaggcatggtggctcacgcctctaatcatatcactttgggaggctaacgtggaagggtcacttgagcccaggaagtggaggctgctgTGTGCCATGATTGCAGCACCgtactactccagcctggatgacagagtgaaaccctgtctcaaaaaaataaaggtgaattttatgttatgtgaaattcAACATATTAACTGTAATTCAATAAAAAAGATCTTAAATATTTCATCATTCATAATACATGTgaattcatataaaataaaagaagtccAAAGGGGTCTAGAGGTATGGCAGATGTTCTCTTTCCCCTGTCTATATTTCCTTTACAATCGGCCACCATCAAAAAGTTGAGGAAGCCTAGAGCTCTCAGAAGCAGTCCTTTGAGCTTGTGTAGGGGCACTCAGAATGGTCCAGCATTTGACCTACCATCATAGGCTTTCCTACAATATAGCCTCTAACAAAACTAGGCTGACCCAAACCCCTGGTAATATAATTGTTTACCTTTATACCAAGAAGGTTGGGAAAGCACCAAATTCTGCATGTGGTGTGTGCCCAGGCAGACTTCAAGGGGTTTGTACTGTGAGACCTAAAGTTCTTATGAGATTGtgcaaaacaaaaagacatgTCAGCAGGGCCTATGGTGGTTCCATGTGTGTTAAATGTGTTCATGACAAGATCAAGCATGCTTTCCTTATTGAAGAGCAGAAAATCGTTGTGAAAGTATTGAAGAGTCAGaaagctaaataaaaatgaagctttttgaataataataacagaaaaaagaagtCCGAAAGGAAAAACAGTGTTCTAAAAAATGTTCCCTTTCCCTCACCTATCCCCCAGATCAATACAGCTCAGACACCATTGGAGAACTGaggtctaagcagcaaagcaggTGATGGAGGTAGGGCTGTGAGTCATAGTTTGTATGAAAGCTTGTGACCAACATCTTTGTTCCTGAACAGAGGAATGTAACAGTTGATAAGAAACAGATCTTGGACTGGAACAAAGGAGAGAAAGTGGTGGTGACCAACGTGTTGGCAGCCCTGGCACCAGGTTGCTTTCCATTGCTTCATCCACCAGGTCATGCCTCAGGAATAAGTAATCCTTAACTAATATATCAACAGCATGAGGCCCTGAGGCACTTTTTGCCCTTTATTGACTTCTTATTCCACTGATGGCTTTGCTTATATCATGAATATTCCCGAAAGTTACTAAAACCATAGATGTATTTGGGCAGTAAACTAGACCTCCAGGACTCTAAAAATGCCTGGACTtacaaatcaaaaacaaaaccagcctggcgtggtgctcacgcctgtaatccgagcacttcgggaggccgaggggggctgatcacttgaggtcaggagttcatga includes these proteins:
- the LOC103890898 gene encoding large ribosomal subunit protein eL34-like — its product is MVQHLTYHHRLSYNIASNKTRLTQTPGNIIVYLYTKKVGKAPNSACGVCPGRLQGVCTVRPKVLMRLCKTKRHVSRAYGGSMCVKCVHDKIKHAFLIEEQKIVVKVLKSQKAK